The proteins below are encoded in one region of Hypomesus transpacificus isolate Combined female unplaced genomic scaffold, fHypTra1 scaffold_149, whole genome shotgun sequence:
- the LOC124488649 gene encoding myelin basic protein-like isoform X2, with protein MASASSSAQSAFGLGRRKQAPGLLDQIGKFFGGDKKKKSKGSFRGALSSSPARPTAASPRKRGAENAVVHFFRGIVSPAPPKSRKSQSAKAKKASPTDGQGTLSKIFKMGGSRSASPAKR; from the exons ATGGCTTCTGCTAGTAGCTCAGCTCAGTCAGCCTTTGGACTGGGGCGCAGGAAGCAGGCTCCAGGGCTCCTGGATCAGATTGGGAAGTTCTTTGGAggggacaagaagaagaagagcaag gggTCTTTCCGTGGAGctttgtcctcctcccctgccaggCCGACCGCGGCGTCCCCTCGCAAGCGCGGCGCAGAGAACGCAGTGGTGCACTTCTTCAGAGGCATT gtgtcccctgcccctcccaagtCTAGG AAGTCGCAGTCTGCCAAGGCTAAGAAGGCCAGCCCTACTGATGGCCAGGGAACTCTGTCCAAGATCTTCAAAATG GGAGGAAGTCGAAGTGCTTCTCCAGCCAAACGCTGA
- the LOC124488649 gene encoding myelin basic protein-like isoform X1, whose protein sequence is MASASSSAQSAFGLGRRKQAPGLLDQIGKFFGGDKKKKSKGSFRGALSSSPARPTAASPRKRGAENAVVHFFRGIVSPAPPKSRGSQKSQSAKAKKASPTDGQGTLSKIFKMGGSRSASPAKR, encoded by the exons ATGGCTTCTGCTAGTAGCTCAGCTCAGTCAGCCTTTGGACTGGGGCGCAGGAAGCAGGCTCCAGGGCTCCTGGATCAGATTGGGAAGTTCTTTGGAggggacaagaagaagaagagcaag gggTCTTTCCGTGGAGctttgtcctcctcccctgccaggCCGACCGCGGCGTCCCCTCGCAAGCGCGGCGCAGAGAACGCAGTGGTGCACTTCTTCAGAGGCATT gtgtcccctgcccctcccaagtCTAGG GGGTCTCAGAAGTCGCAGTCTGCCAAGGCTAAGAAGGCCAGCCCTACTGATGGCCAGGGAACTCTGTCCAAGATCTTCAAAATG GGAGGAAGTCGAAGTGCTTCTCCAGCCAAACGCTGA
- the LOC124488649 gene encoding myelin basic protein-like isoform X4, with protein MASASSSAQSAFGLGRRKQAPGLLDQIGKFFGGDKKKKSKGSFRGALSSSPARPTAASPRKRGAENAVVHFFRGIVSPAPPKSRKSQSAKAKKASPTDGQGTLSKIFKM; from the exons ATGGCTTCTGCTAGTAGCTCAGCTCAGTCAGCCTTTGGACTGGGGCGCAGGAAGCAGGCTCCAGGGCTCCTGGATCAGATTGGGAAGTTCTTTGGAggggacaagaagaagaagagcaag gggTCTTTCCGTGGAGctttgtcctcctcccctgccaggCCGACCGCGGCGTCCCCTCGCAAGCGCGGCGCAGAGAACGCAGTGGTGCACTTCTTCAGAGGCATT gtgtcccctgcccctcccaagtCTAGG AAGTCGCAGTCTGCCAAGGCTAAGAAGGCCAGCCCTACTGATGGCCAGGGAACTCTGTCCAAGATCTTCAAAATG TGA
- the LOC124488649 gene encoding myelin basic protein-like isoform X3 produces MASASSSAQSAFGLGRRKQAPGLLDQIGKFFGGDKKKKSKGSFRGALSSSPARPTAASPRKRGAENAVVHFFRGIVSPAPPKSRGSQKSQSAKAKKASPTDGQGTLSKIFKM; encoded by the exons ATGGCTTCTGCTAGTAGCTCAGCTCAGTCAGCCTTTGGACTGGGGCGCAGGAAGCAGGCTCCAGGGCTCCTGGATCAGATTGGGAAGTTCTTTGGAggggacaagaagaagaagagcaag gggTCTTTCCGTGGAGctttgtcctcctcccctgccaggCCGACCGCGGCGTCCCCTCGCAAGCGCGGCGCAGAGAACGCAGTGGTGCACTTCTTCAGAGGCATT gtgtcccctgcccctcccaagtCTAGG GGGTCTCAGAAGTCGCAGTCTGCCAAGGCTAAGAAGGCCAGCCCTACTGATGGCCAGGGAACTCTGTCCAAGATCTTCAAAATG TGA
- the LOC124488648 gene encoding myelin basic protein-like: MGQHLGKRETHPESKALSPEPELEPEPEPAMTQQIHAEPDSQDEVFGLAEADVDQNNGCVSETAVAADSTGAEGPGQAWTDANTADADGAAPRPHLVRLFSRDAPGREDNTFKERPSESDELQTIQEHSGAGSECGSESPEQDLD; the protein is encoded by the exons ATGGGACAACATCTAGGAAAGCGCGAGACACATCCGGAGAGCAAG GCTTTATCACCAGAACCAGAactagaaccagaaccagaaccagccaTGACGCAGCAGATCCACGCCGAACCCGATTCCCAGGACGAAGTTTTTG GCCTGGCCGAGGCAGATGTCGACCAGAACAATGGCTGCGTCTCGGAGACGGCGGTGGCGGCCGACTCCACGGGCGCAGAGGGGCCCGGCCAGGCCTGGACCGACGCCAACACAGCTGACGCTGACGGCGCCGCGCCCCGCCCCCACCTGGTCCGCCTCTTCTCCCGAGATGCCCCGGGACGAGAGGACAACACCTTCAAAGAGCGGCCCTCTGAATCGGACGAGCTGCAGACCATTCAAGAGCACAGTGGAGCAGGTTCGGAGTGCGGATCGGAGAGCCCTGAGCAGGACCTAGACTAG